The nucleotide sequence TCATCGTTGCAGGGCCCAGTGGGGTCAGAGAGGAACCAGTGGCCCCCAGAGCTGGGTGTGGGGCTGTGGAGGTCATCGAGGCCACAGCCATGGACTCCACTCCTGGGCCAGGCCCAAAGGATGTGCTGGTCCCCAGGACTGGGCTCCCCCGAAGCTGGTTCAGCGTCAGCGGCTGGGGCTGGTTCACCTGGAAGGGGTTAACAGGGGCCGAGGTGGCGGGTGCACCTGGGGAGACAGAAGAAGGGGCAGAGGCTGAGCCGTCAGGGTGCGGCCTTCTGAGCTCTCAGGTCAGGGACTGCATGCGGGTGTTCTGGTCCCTGCTGTGCCCTCAGAGCCCGTGACGGTGCCAGCCGAGTCCATGGCAGACAATAGCAAATATCTGCTGACTGCATGAATCTGCACTTTAAGGatgaggagattgaggctgtgAGAAGCCAAGTGATTTGTCCAGCATTACAAAGCTGAACAAGGCCGTGCCAGGAACACAGCCATCTCGGGGCACCCTGGCTCCTCTGCAGGGCTGGCACCCAGGACACCTTCACCAGCCATCAGCTGCCACTGCTCCCTCATTCTGTTTGCTGAGGGGGACATGGGACTGGCAGTGTGTGGCTCGTGTGGCAGTGCCCACACTGCACCCAGGGACCCACATACGACATCGCGAAGGCTAGAAGTCCTGCATTCAAGAAGCTGATGCAGCCTTGTCTTTCCCAGTGTCTCCAGAATTTACCTCACACTAGAAAGCCTTTTCTTTGCAAAAGTGTGTGTGCTGCCGGCACCAACTCTTCCAGGCAGCCTGGCCCTACCCTGAGTGGCCTGGAGAATGGCCCTGTATGTCCAGCAGAGCTGCCCAAACCTCCTCCATCTTGGCTGCAGCCCCCAGGGACCATGACTGGTGTGCAGCCAACAAAGCTGTCTCAGGCCTCCAGCCAGGCGCCTACCAAGAGCTGATGGACACAGATGACCACTAGAGCTCCTGCAGGGCCTTCAAGGGCTCTCTGGGCAGAAGAGGCATAAGGCCTCCTGGGGCAGACACAGACTCCTGGCTGGCTGAGGAGCCTGGAAGCTAATCTAGTTCCACCCGGGGAACCACCTCCTCTAAGGGCAGCCATGTCCTCACCCATCGCAGGACCTCGGGGTTGGCCAGGACCCAGGAACTCCAGACACCTCACTTCTGTCCAAGGgtccccaacctcagcctctgtaAGTTCAGTGGTCATTCTCCTCTGCAAGATACTGTCAGGGACGGTGGCCCAAGATCCTCAGATCCCTACATGGTAGGGCCAGTCAGGGGCTGAACACTTGAGGGTGACACATTCCTGCCCTGGGGGACACCCAAGGCCTTGGGAAACATGTGAGGAAGGGGGCTGGGGGGACTTCCTAGAAGGGGGGTCATCTGAACTGGGTGTCGAAGGAGGAGTAAGATGCTTTCATTGGGGAAGAGGAGGCAGGACATTCCAGGCAGGGGAAACTGAGTGTGTAACAGCCTGGGTTTGAGGAAGGGCTCTATAGGTTGAGGGGTGCCAAGGGGCTGGGTGTCACAAGGGTTTCATGCACACAGGCAGGGAAGAGGAGAGTGGGGCCAGGCCATAATGGCCCTGGATACCCAATTGAACAGCTGGGGGCTTGTCCAGCAGCCAACGTGGAGCCTTGAGGGCAGGAGGCAGACTCTGGCACCAGGAGTGTAAGCGAGGGACCTGGAGGAAGGCTTGTACCCAAGGGCTAAGTTACATTTTTCCCAAGAGAGGTGTGCTACACGTCAAACCCTGGCTCTTCCTCACCCCTAGCAGCCCACCCAACTCCACCTGTCTTAGAACTGACACTCCCTTGAGGGTCTCACAACCGGGGGGCACCAAGTCAGGGACAGCTTCTGCTTGGCAGTCTCAACTGAGAGGAAAGGAGCTATTTCCCACCCATGCCCTCCCCACATAACTGACAACGGCTtccacaccccaccccaggcGGCCCTGGCAAGGGCATGTGTGCTAATCTAGAGTTTCCAGCTAGTCCCACCCCTTCCCTGTCACACAGTGGGAAGAGCCCCCGAGAGACCTGCTGCACACCCATTCTCAGGCACAGCAGGCAGCCGGATGAAGCCTGGGATGAGAGCCTACCTGGTGCCAGGAAAGGGTTGAGGGACTGGGCTGGTGGGGCGGGCCTGGTCACCAGTGAGTCCAGGTTCACCAGGGCTGCGTTGGGGCCCAGGAAGGACTCAGGTGTTTTCCGGGCACTGCTGGGCTTGCTTGAGGCAACGGTCAGGGGTTGAGACTCAAAGGGGTCAGGGCTGGTAGTTCCATTGTTTTGGGATGGCAGAGAGGTCACAGATTCGGCTGCAAGACAAGGACACATATGGCAGGGTGAGTGTGGCAGGGAGAGCCTAAGACTGTGTACTTAACACAAAACATGGCCTCCTGGGAACATGCCTGCCTGACAGTGCCACGTGACGACACACAGCCAGTCATGGGCTGGGTTAGATAAATCAAGTGTCCATATAACCAAACACCAGAATGCAGGGACAGAAGAATACCTAATGATGAGCAAAGAAAGCTTATCAAAATACTAAGTGGAAAAAAAGCAGGTTACAAAAGAGTGTGTACAGCTCATTCCTCCGGAATACCAAGATGTCATTTTGGGTTGGAGGCTAGGCATGGgcaatttacttttttgttttttttaaacattttccatttACTAAATTTTCCACAATAAACATGAACTTCTTgatagtaaaaagaaagaaaattgttttttttttttttttaattcagcccATAGAGGTGACACAGGCCAGTAGAAAAGCGATTGCCATGACAGGATGCTTCATGGTACAGGAGTTCTTAACAACAGTCATTCTCTCCCTCAGTAACCCCATTTCTAGGAATCTGGTCTAagcaaataatgtaaaatgtgaaCAGGGTTGTAAGCACAAAGAGCTTCACAACAGCATCACTTACAGTAGCAAAACTTGAAATCAACCTAAAGTGTCCTCCcccaaatgaatgaattattgcTGAGCCATACAAAGAGAGATTATATagcaacaaagtatttttaacaaattttaaagtcatgagaaaatattttcaatctgttaATCCATAAAAGTTGAGGCAAGGGGAAGGACAACTCTATCTGACAACGTGAACTGAGCAAAGaagactcaaaaacaaacaaacaaaacaaaaaacaaccaataacgccagtgcactccagcctgggcgatcaaggctcactgcagtctcgatctcctgggctcaggggatcctcccgccttagcctcttgagtagctgggaccacaggcaggtgcACAcgaccacatttggctaatttttaaatttttttgtagagacgggggtctcactatgttgcctaggctagtctgaaactcctgggctcaagcaatcctcccacgctggccctcccaaagtgccaggattgcaggcatgagccactgcaccagcagGGGATGAATGTTTCAAAAGCTGACATGTAACAATGGCCAAGCTGCCTTCTCACTGAGGCACGGAGTGGGAGGCAAGGACAAGTTAGGCTATACTTTGGCCTGAAGAGAAGACACATGGAATCTTATTAACGCAGCAAAGACCCAGAAAAGCAGCACATTCTCAAAGCTGCCTCCGTCTCCCGGCGGGGAGCTCCTCAACTGAGAGGCGTTGGAGGAGGTCAAGGGGGTCAAGTGGGGTCATGGGTGCCAGGTTGCTTGTACCTCACACCAGGGCCTAGCCAGCCTTGTGGCTGCAGTTGGTAGAGAGGGctaaaaaagaagggagagaaggaagagactgGGAGAGAGGTGGTAGGGAAATTGGTGGGGGCAAGCAGCAGAAGccgacaggaaagaaaaaagagagacattgCCATGCATGGCTGGGAGATGTGGCCCAGAGATGGACAGAGGCTGCCACACCGCAGGCCAAATAGGGTGTGTGAAGAATGCATCCCAGGCCTTCTCCCTCCAGCCTCCAGGCCCACCTTGGCCCACACGCCCCTTCCTTCTGCATTCACCTGATACCCTTCCATCCCAGGGGCACACAGGGAAGGAAAACAGGTCTGGAGACTGGACTGTGGGTCTGCTGGGCTGGAGCTGTCACCTGAGAGGTGACAACACAGGGCAGAGGCTGGCCCCACTGATGCCCAAAGGTTGCTGTCTGGGAAAAGGAGGCCCTCTGAGGACTGGAAGTTAGCAGGAGGAAGGTGAATGGAAGTGCTGGATCAGGCCGGACGTGAGGCCCACTGTgagctggggaggctggggctgtgGAATCTGCACGAAGTCTTGGGGCTTCCTAACCTGGAGACACAGTCCTGGGGGACTCCACCTTGTGATTTTTAACTATTGATGTATGACTTCTTAGAATGAGAAGCTTCAGACTCCCAAGATCAAAATACAAAGAACATGCAGAAAGTTGAAGGGTTTTGAAAACTATTATTTCTGCAATAACTGAGCTGGTCGAATGCACGGAGGATCACAGAAACCACCATCACCTGTACATACCTGTTCTTTTTGAAGTCCGAAGGTTGTCAAATTCAGAAAAGTCGTCTTTAATTGTACCATTCAGATTACTGAAGAGCTCAAAGGACCCTGGGTGGACATAGAGGCCAGTGACTGGGAGCACCTCACAGGACTTCGTGGCAACTCCACTGCCCAGTGCACACCCTCAGGATGGGCTGGCAACAGGGGCCTCTCCCCGCTTACCCTGCCTCATGGAGGAGAATTCTGAGAGCCAAAAAGGCAAGACAGGATCGGGTCACCAGTGCGCTGGGAGGGAAGACAGGGAGCCCGGCCTCCCAGGACAGGGTGTGGGATGCTCACCTGCTAGTGCTtctaccacccccaccccaaaaggGAAAGGGGTGCTGGCAGTGGTGGAGGCACATCAAGCTGGGTCTGGTTGCTTGGATAAGGGTCTGTAGGAAGGCACCAGAAGGACTGCCCAGAGGCCAGCCTGCCTAGTCCCCCAGGGGTAAGGACAGGACCCACAGGCTGTGGACCCAGGGCAGTCTCCTCTCTCAACACCCCATCAGAAGCCCCCTCAATTTGGAGGGAGGTACCAGTGCACAAAACCTGGGAACTCGCTCGCACTCACTGTCACACTGGGGTGCCTGGGATCTGGGGATCAGGAACAAAGGTtaagggggaggaggggagcaaATGCAAGCAAAGCAACAGGGCTGATGCCTAGGAGCCAGGAGCGGCTGCAGGGCCCATGGGCTCTCAGAGGCCAGGCAGAAAGGTGGGTGAGTGAGGGGCTCACCAGAGGCAGACACGGGCTTGGTGGAGGAGACTGCACCCCATGCGTCAGAAGCTGTTTTCCCGGCACTGGAGGCAGGCTGCTGTGAAGCTGCCCAGGGGTCCGAGTTCTTGGGGACAGACTGTGTGCTGGCTCCAGCGGGCACCCCCCATGGGTCAACAGAGGCAGCTGGCTTGGTACCTGTTGGAAGGCAAGGTCAGGGCTCAGAAATGCCTGCAGAGGGTCTGGGCAGCTGGGGTGAGGAGGGAAAAGGATACTGCCGGCCACACCAGGGTCTGTGCCCTGTGCCAGGAGAGACAGCCATCGAAAGGGTACTGTCCCATGCCAGCAAAGAGGGACACAGCTGGGGCCCAGGGCCAACAACCCTGGGAAGGGAGCATGCTAGGTCAGGATGTCCCAGGATAGCCTCTCCCTGTCCTCCAGTACTGATCAGAGGAAGCAGCTGAAAGAGGTCTTCTCCAAGGTCCCCACCCTACAGGGCGCTTGCAAAGGGCTCCTGAGTTCAACCCCACTTCAATGGACTACCTGAAACAAACCTATCTCCCCACAGAATCCAGGCTCCCTCCCCAGACAAGGGACCCCAGGCAGccctcccagctcagcccaggCTCTCTAGAGGCACAGAGGCATCCTCTCCCCACGTGCTTTGAGTGGTTTCTGCTTTCTGACAGAAGCGTACATAAAATGGATGAGTCCtgtataaaaaggaataaaacaaacagCTACGTACTTACCACTCAACTTAAGCAATAAAACACTTTCAAACAGGGAGTGACAAAATCAATTTAGTGGGTCAcaactggctttaaaaaaaagaacagagaaaaaaattttttaaaaaacctacaaaaaacacacacacacacacacaaaaagactcTAAAACATCTGAGTGCATCTAATGTTAAGTGTCAGTGCTGTGATGTGCATCTTTCATTTATGTGTAGACAGATCTGTGTATATATgagtacatataaaataaaacctacATCTCCTTCCTTCTTGTGGAGCACTGCAAGTGTTCAGACACCACTGCTGCCTCACAGGGACCAGAAAGTGCGTCCCCAATGACATTCCTACCCCAAACATTGTGAACTATTAgcctttctcttgcttttccttcTAGTTTATCTCGTAGGAATACCTTTAGCTAGTTGTGCCTATTTTctgaatacacacacaccacacatgtatattatgtgtatgtatgtgtgtgttttcatttatttatcagatagggtctcactgtcacccaggccggagtgcagtggcacaagcacaGTTCACTGTGCCTCCATCTCACTgcgcctccacctcccatgctcaagtgatcctcccaccgccgcctcccaagcagctgggtctataggcatgtcaccacgcccggcaaattttttttctaatttttgttgagatggggtatcactgtgttgcccagtctggtctcaaactcctgggctcaagcgagcctgctgcctcagtcttccaaaatgctaggattacaggtgtgagccaccatgccaggtcccTATTTTCCGAACTTAATATGAATAGAAGCATATTGTACACATTCCTTTGTGGCTGGCTTTGTTCACTCCACATTTTGAGAGTCATCTGTGTTGAGGTGGAGCTGGAATTTGTTTTGTTccattctatgaaaaaaaaagtcatgattcCTGTTGAAGGATACTCATTTGGTTTTGCTGCTTGTTCTTGTTCACATGTATACACAAGTTGCTGGGTCATGGGTACCTCTGCCTTCACTGAGGAATGCTACAAGTATTTCCACATGGTGGCACAAGTTTATGTTCCGTCCAGCAGTGGGTACCAGTCTTGCTGCCCCAGGAGTTGTCTCATAACCTCTCTGATGCTTAGTATTAGCTTACTTTCCCATGTGTGCCAATCTGGTGGGCTGAAAAGTTatttgattgtggttttgatttgcatttccctgttctTTAATGAGGCtgtgcatcttttcatatactcaTGGGTCACTCATGATTCCTCTCCTATGAGGTGCCAATTTGAGTCTTTTACCAATTGTCCCTTATGATTACTTTCTTCTTGACTCATCCCGGCAGCATGGACTAGAGTCCATCCACTCCTCATGTCATGGTATGCAGGGCCTCCTCTGTCGTAAGTCAAGTCTTCGTGGGCTTATTACTGGGCTCCCTACATTTATCTATTTCCAtccttgcacattttttttttttttgagacagtcttgctctgttgcccaggctggagtgcagtggcgtgatctcggctcactgcaagttccgcctcccgggttcacgccattctcctgcctcagccttggccaacttttgttttttaacttgataAGATTTTAAGATGACTAGAGCAGAGCAGAGGgccaagaatagccaaaacaagaTTGTGATTTGCTGTATCAGATATCAAGAATTCTCATCAGTGTTTGTGAGGATAATTAAGAATGTgcaaggggccaggtgcagtggctcatgtctgtaattccagcactttgggaggccaaggcgggtggatcacgaggtcaggagatcgagaccatcctggagaacacagtgaaaccccgtctctactaaaaatacaaaaaaattagccaggcgtggtggcaggcacctatagtcccagcttctagggaggctgaggcaggagaatggcgtgaacctgggaggtggcggagcttgctgtgagtggagatcatgccactgcactccagcctgggcgacagagcgagactctgtcacacacacacacacacacaaaaagttaagaaacaagaaaaattaaatattttggggATTTTGGCCAGAACTGCATTGCATTccagatcaatttggggagaagtGTTATTATAATAGCGAGTTTTCCAAACCAAGACCACATGATATCTCTGCATTTACTTAAGTTTTAGTATCTTTTGGTGGAAtttaatctttttcatttttaccctTTATCTCCCATAGAGATTTGTACGACTTTTGTAAGATTTATTCCTAGGAACTAAGTATTATTCCTAGGAAGTAGtatcttttaaacttttcataATCTATTTTTATGCAGAGAAACAACTGTGTATACTCATTTACACCCAACAATCTTGCTAAACTGTTAATTAGAAGTCATTCCAATTATTGATTctaataataattcaaataacTCTTAATTCTAATAACTTATCTGTAgaaattttttcatattctatGTACAGTCCCATCACCTGCAAATGATGACTGTTTAGTGTCTTCTTTCTAgtcttttatactttttctttttcttgtcttactgcattgGCTAGGATCACCAGTTACACCATCAAATAGAAGTGCTGGTAGTCggtatccttgtcttgctctTGATGTTACAGGatcaattttcaatattttaccaTAAAGTTCAGTGTTAGCTATAGGCTTTTTTCCTTTCAGAAGCCCTTTATCAGGTTATGGAAGTTCCCTATTATTCCAAGTTTGCTAGAATTTGGAAATGAATGGCtaatgaattttatcaaatggtcTCTGCCTCTAAGATAaccaaattttttgttttaatctgttaatatggtacatttgtaaattttctaatGAGTTGGTTCTTGCaaacaaagttttttttgtttttttttttttttttttttttttttgagacggagtctcgctctgtcgcccaggctggagtgcagtggccggatctcagctcactgcaagctccgcctcccgggtttacgccattctcctgcctcagcctcccgagtagctgggactacaggcgcccgccaccttgcccggctagttttttgtatttttagtagagacagggtttcaccatgttagccaggatggtctcgatctcctgaccttgtgatccgcccgtctcggcctcccaaagtgctgggattacaggcttgagccaccgcgcccggccacaaacaAAGTTCTTCATAAGGTactacaacttttaaaatatttccctggCTTAGGTTTTGTAATTGTTTCTTATCCttaagatttttacatctatattcataacCAGATTGGCCTGAAatgtttgttctcacactgcacTGCCCTTGTCTGGTGTTGCCGTTAGGCTTATGCTAGTCTCATACAATGAGTAGGAATATTCTCTATTTTCCTGTTCCCTAAAGGAGTTTGTGTGAAGGTAGGATTGTTTCTTGAATGTTGTTAGTATTTACCAGCAAAGCCCTCTGGGTGGATTTGCAGAAGGGGaggattttaaaatactgattccATACCTTCCATGATTACAGATTTCTATTTATAGGTTTTCTTCAGTTAGTtttgctgtttcctttttaattttatccattttatctaAGGTTTTGGATTTTTAAGCACAGAGCTGATCAAAGAGCCAGCCTCTCACCCGACGTGAAATCCTGAGCGTGCCACCAGTTATGCTGTTTCATTCCTAATGCTATTTGTGCccttcctcttaaaaaaaattgcttgcCAGAAATTTGTCTATTACTCTTTTCAATTACTGACTTGTCTTTATGGATACTATTATGTGTTTATgttcttttcattaatttctatctttatccttataatttccttttatgtCAGTGTAATGCTATTCTAACCTCATTGTATCTTTCTTCTTTACTAATGTGAACATTTAAagctatacatttattttactattgcTTCAGTTGTCCCACAAAttcttatgtaaaaatatattactggccaggcacagtggctcacacctgtaatcccagcactttgggaggccgaggcgggtggatcacctgaggttgggagttcctagaccagcctgatcaacattgaaaaacctcatctctactaaaaatacaatattagctgggcccacgtggtggcacatgcctgtaatcccagctactcaggaagctgaggcaggagaattgcttgaacccaggaggcagaggttgcggtgagccaagatagcaccatcgcactccagcctgggcaacaagagcaaaactccgtctctaaaattaaaaacaaaaaaaacaaacaaacaaaaaatatatatatataaaaaatatatatatat is from Macaca thibetana thibetana isolate TM-01 chromosome 16, ASM2454274v1, whole genome shotgun sequence and encodes:
- the EPN2 gene encoding epsin-2 isoform X4; translated protein: MLAGVWVSNGARRGGGGGSAGSGRSRLPSAAGGRSGAPTPARRSRATSPRVSSELEQARPQTSGEEELQLQLALAMSREVAEQEERLRRGDDLRLQMALEESRRDTVKIPKKKEHGSLPQQTTLLDLMDALPSSGLPAQKAEPWGPSASTNQTNPWGRPAAPASASDPWPSFGTKPAASVDPWGVPAGASTQSVPKNSDPWAASQQPASSAGKTASDAWGAVSSTKPVSASGSFELFSNLNGTIKDDFSEFDNLRTSKRTAESVTSLPSQNNGTTSPDPFESQPLTVASSKPSSARKTPESFLGPNAALVNLDSLVTRPAPPAQSLNPFLAPGAPATSAPVNPFQVNQPQPLTLNQLRGSPVLGTSTSFGPGPGVESMAVASMTSTAPHPALGATGSSLTPLGPATMNMVGSVGIPPSAAQATGTTNPFLL